GGAAAGGACCATAAACTTCTGGAGATACAGCAGGAATATCTACTGCTGAAGCCTCAATAGAACTAGAGATTACCTTTATACCTTCTTTTTTTAATAATTCCTTCTTTTCTCTAGACCTAAAATAAAGATTTACTATATCTAAATCAGCTAGTGCAACCTTTCTCCCATTTCTAGCCAGCTTAACAGCATAGTTTATACTAAATTCTGTTTTTCCACTACCATAATGTCCTATTATAATTCGTACTCTTTTATCTTCTATCATACTGTCACCGGATTCCAATAGTATTCCTTAACCTCCTCATCACCTTTTAAAACTCTTAATCCTCCTTCAGCTAATGCAAATAACTCATCTTCTCCAGGATAAACTTTAACCTTACTTATAAAATTAATTCTTTCTATAATCCATCCTATAAATAATTCATCATGGGCTATTCCACCTGTAAGAATTATTCCATCTACTTCACCTTTTAAAACTGCTGAACAACTTCCTATTTCTTTTGCTACCTGATAGGCCATTGCTTCATATATTAATTTAGCTTCATTATTACCAGTTTCAATCATCTCTCTAACTTCTCTAGCGTCGTTAGTACCTAAGTAAGAAACTAGCCCACCTTTACCTTTTATTTTCTTTTTCATTTCATTATGAGTGTACTTTCCGGAGTAACAAAGATTGGCTAAATCTCCAACTGGAAGGCCACCTGTTCTTTCAGGCGAAAATGGTCCTTCTCCATCTAGGGCATTGTTTACATCTATTATCCTGCCGTTTCTATGGGCCCCCACGGAAATTCCTCCACCTAAGTGAGCTACTATTAAATTCATATCTTCATATTTTTTATCTTCACTTTTTGCAAATTTTCTTGCAACAGCTTTTTGATTCAGTGCATGAACTATACTTTTTCTTTCTATTTCAACCATTCCAGAAATTCTAGCTATATCCTCTAATTCATCTACTACCGTTGGATCTACAATATAGGAAGGCTTGTCTATACTCATAGCTATTTCATTAGCAATAATCCCACCTAAGTTAGAAGCATGCTCCCCTAATA
The sequence above is drawn from the Tissierellales bacterium genome and encodes:
- the buk gene encoding butyrate kinase, whose amino-acid sequence is MKKTFRLLVINPGSTSTKIAVFDDELSIFEETLRHSVEELSKFDRIYDQYQFREEIILGALKKNNIDVNSLDAVVGRGGLLEPIEGGTYRVSERMIKDLKVGVLGEHASNLGGIIANEIAMSIDKPSYIVDPTVVDELEDIARISGMVEIERKSIVHALNQKAVARKFAKSEDKKYEDMNLIVAHLGGGISVGAHRNGRIIDVNNALDGEGPFSPERTGGLPVGDLANLCYSGKYTHNEMKKKIKGKGGLVSYLGTNDAREVREMIETGNNEAKLIYEAMAYQVAKEIGSCSAVLKGEVDGIILTGGIAHDELFIGWIIERINFISKVKVYPGEDELFALAEGGLRVLKGDEEVKEYYWNPVTV